A window from Zingiber officinale cultivar Zhangliang chromosome 7A, Zo_v1.1, whole genome shotgun sequence encodes these proteins:
- the LOC121999412 gene encoding deoxyuridine 5'-triphosphate nucleotidohydrolase-like — protein MALIVFRDNRWQEDEATLATMEVDLTHGSQMIYVIPEIMMSIHDFYRNIQISVLTRGYEAWQKSEANLLITRGQTEGSAGLDIAASHAAVIEPYGQNLINTGLRIEIPYGYYGRLTSRSRQAWKYGVEVGAGVIDSDYRGEVQVLLFN, from the exons ATGGCTCTTATTGTTTTCAGAGACAATAGATGGCAAGAAGATGAAGCCACACTTGCGACCATGGAAGTCGACCTTACACATGGAAGCCAGATGATCTATGTTATTCCTGAAATTATGATGAGTATTCATGACTTCTATCGAAATATCCAAATCTCTGTCCTCACAAGAGGATACGAAGCCTGGCAGAAGAGTGAAGCCAATCTATTAATTACCAGAGGACAG ACTGAAGGATCGGCAGGCCTTGACATAGCAGCAAGTCATGCTGCAGTAATTGAACCATATGGGCAGAATTTGATTAATACAGGACTTCGAATTGAAATTCCCTATGGTTATTATGGTCGTTTAACTTCACGATCAAGGCAAGCATGGAAATATGGTGTTGAAGTAGGAGCTGGCGTAATTGACTCCGACTACCGAGGTGAGGTTCAAGTTCTTCTATTTAATTGA